A region of Flavobacteriales bacterium DNA encodes the following proteins:
- a CDS encoding M42 family metallopeptidase yields MATKSSKSTVKKAEKSILTAKSLKFLENYINNAAPTGFESAGQKMWLDYVKPYVDEHFVDTYGSVAAIINPKAPYKVVIEAHADEISWFVHYINEKGFIYLRRNGGSDHQIAPSKRVNIHTDKGIVKAVFGWPAIHTRTAGKEEAPQLNNIFLDCGCNTKEEVEALGIEIGSVITYEDEFMVLNKKYFVGRALDNRIGGFMIAEVARLLKENKVKLPFGLYITNSVQEEVGLRGAEMMVQNIKPNVAIVTDVCHDTQTPMINKIENGDNHAGKGPVLTVGPAVQNNLLKLIKDTANKKKIPFQLAAASRATGTDTDAFAYATGGVASALISLPLRYMHTTVEMVHQEDVENVIKLIYESLQNIKNNQDFRYLK; encoded by the coding sequence ATGGCTACAAAATCTTCAAAATCAACCGTAAAAAAAGCGGAGAAATCAATATTAACAGCAAAATCGCTTAAATTTTTAGAAAACTACATCAACAATGCTGCTCCAACAGGTTTTGAGTCTGCCGGACAAAAAATGTGGTTGGATTACGTTAAACCTTATGTTGATGAGCATTTTGTAGATACTTATGGTTCTGTTGCGGCGATTATTAATCCTAAAGCACCTTATAAAGTAGTTATTGAAGCTCATGCTGATGAAATTTCGTGGTTTGTACATTACATCAACGAAAAAGGGTTTATTTATTTGAGAAGAAATGGTGGATCTGATCATCAAATTGCACCTTCAAAAAGAGTAAACATCCATACCGATAAAGGAATAGTAAAAGCGGTTTTTGGGTGGCCAGCTATTCATACCAGAACTGCAGGAAAAGAAGAAGCTCCACAATTAAACAACATTTTTTTAGATTGTGGGTGTAACACTAAAGAAGAGGTGGAAGCCTTGGGTATTGAGATAGGTTCTGTTATTACTTACGAAGATGAGTTTATGGTGTTAAACAAAAAATATTTTGTAGGCCGTGCTTTAGATAACCGTATTGGTGGTTTTATGATTGCTGAGGTAGCTCGTTTGTTAAAAGAAAACAAGGTTAAACTTCCTTTCGGTTTATACATAACCAACTCGGTACAAGAAGAAGTAGGTTTGCGTGGAGCTGAAATGATGGTGCAAAACATTAAACCAAATGTGGCTATTGTTACTGATGTTTGTCACGATACCCAAACGCCGATGATTAACAAAATTGAAAACGGTGATAACCACGCAGGAAAAGGACCAGTTTTAACGGTTGGACCAGCTGTACAAAACAATTTGTTGAAACTAATTAAAGATACTGCAAACAAGAAAAAAATTCCTTTTCAATTGGCTGCTGCAAGTCGTGCAACAGGAACAGATACTGATGCTTTTGCTTATGCAACAGGAGGTGTAGCTTCTGCTTTGATATCATTGCCATTACGTTACATGCACACTACAGTAGAAATGGTACACCAAGAGGATGTTGAAAATGTAATTAAGTTAATTTACGAATCACTTCAAAACATCAAGAACAATCAAGATTTTAGGTATTTGAAATAG
- the ribD gene encoding bifunctional diaminohydroxyphosphoribosylaminopyrimidine deaminase/5-amino-6-(5-phosphoribosylamino)uracil reductase RibD: protein MNFDKKYMLRCLELAKNGLGNVAPNPMVGCVIVYDGKIIGEGYHQEYGNAHAEVNAINSVKNKALLKESTLYVSLEPCAHFGKTPPCANLIVEHNIPRVVIACVDTFSEVAGKGIEKLKNAGIDVTVGVLEKEALELNKRFFTFHNKKRPYIILKWAETIDGFIDVDRREKTKPSEIAGQARNDVDNWITSPLSKKLVHKWRSEETGILIGTNTALNDNPQLNVREWKGKNPTRIVIDLNDRLPQHLHVFDKTIPTIVFSLSKKSEEQNLAFVKINDASQLITEVLTELHCRNIQSVIVEGGATLLQTFIDQNLWDEARVFVGNKHFKTGLKAPNLVGEILSKECIESDVLTVFVPKDTLTRLV, encoded by the coding sequence ATGAATTTTGACAAAAAATACATGTTAAGATGCCTAGAATTAGCAAAAAATGGATTAGGAAATGTTGCTCCTAACCCCATGGTAGGTTGTGTTATTGTGTATGATGGAAAAATAATTGGTGAAGGTTATCATCAAGAATATGGTAATGCACATGCAGAGGTAAATGCGATAAATTCGGTTAAAAACAAAGCATTACTAAAAGAAAGTACACTTTACGTGAGTTTAGAACCTTGTGCTCATTTTGGAAAAACGCCTCCTTGTGCAAACTTAATTGTTGAACATAACATTCCAAGAGTGGTTATAGCTTGTGTCGATACTTTTTCGGAAGTAGCTGGAAAGGGTATTGAAAAACTTAAAAATGCAGGAATTGATGTAACTGTTGGTGTTCTGGAAAAAGAAGCGTTAGAGTTAAACAAACGATTTTTTACTTTTCACAACAAAAAACGACCTTACATTATTTTAAAATGGGCAGAAACAATTGATGGGTTTATTGATGTGGATAGGAGAGAAAAAACTAAACCAAGTGAGATTGCGGGGCAAGCCCGCAATGACGTTGACAATTGGATTACTTCTCCTTTAAGCAAAAAATTAGTGCATAAATGGCGAAGTGAAGAAACGGGAATTTTAATTGGCACAAACACCGCTTTAAATGATAATCCACAATTAAATGTTAGGGAATGGAAAGGGAAAAACCCAACTCGTATTGTTATCGATTTAAATGATAGACTGCCTCAGCATTTACATGTTTTCGATAAAACTATACCAACCATAGTATTTTCGTTAAGCAAAAAAAGTGAAGAGCAAAACTTGGCTTTTGTAAAAATCAACGATGCTTCACAACTTATTACTGAAGTTTTAACTGAACTACATTGCAGAAATATTCAATCGGTAATTGTAGAAGGTGGTGCAACTTTATTACAAACTTTTATCGACCAAAACTTGTGGGATGAAGCACGTGTTTTTGTGGGTAACAAACATTTTAAAACAGGGCTTAAAGCTCCAAATTTAGTTGGTGAAATACTTTCAAAAGAATGTATTGAAAGTGATGTTTTAACTGTATTCGTCCCGAAAGATACTTTGACAAGATTAGTATGA
- a CDS encoding YigZ family protein, with protein sequence MDTYLTIAKPSEGIYKEKGSKFLAFAYPIFSEDDFKEHIQELKKLHHNARHFCYAFKLGLTENEYRYSDDGEPNNSAGKPIYGQILSKNLTNVGIVVVRYFGGTKLGVGGLVTAYKEAAADALNNAKIVERTVNNFYQITFDYAIMSEVMNFVKQHDLNVSKQVFENSCLIEFNIRQTEAEFTVQELEKIEGLLVKFLRTI encoded by the coding sequence ATGGATACTTATTTAACCATAGCTAAACCATCGGAAGGAATTTACAAAGAGAAAGGAAGTAAATTTTTAGCTTTTGCCTACCCTATTTTTAGTGAAGATGATTTTAAAGAACACATCCAGGAATTAAAAAAATTGCACCACAATGCCCGACATTTTTGCTATGCATTCAAATTAGGTTTAACCGAAAACGAATACCGATATAGCGATGACGGAGAGCCCAACAATTCTGCTGGAAAACCCATTTATGGTCAAATTTTATCAAAAAACCTTACCAATGTAGGAATTGTAGTTGTTCGATATTTTGGAGGCACAAAACTCGGCGTTGGTGGCTTGGTTACTGCTTATAAAGAAGCTGCAGCTGATGCGTTGAACAATGCAAAAATAGTAGAACGAACCGTTAACAATTTTTATCAAATCACTTTTGATTATGCTATAATGAGCGAGGTGATGAATTTTGTAAAACAACACGACCTTAATGTAAGCAAACAAGTTTTTGAAAATAGCTGTTTAATTGAATTTAACATTCGACAGACTGAAGCTGAATTTACTGTCCAAGAACTTGAAAAAATAGAAGGCTTATTGGTTAAGTTTCTGAGAACTATTTAA